From the Dendrosporobacter quercicolus genome, the window AGAGAACCGCCGGCGCCAATTGTCCGGGCCTTATCCCGGCTTGTCCAGAAACTCGATGTCCCGGACTACGACCTCGGTCACCTTCTTGCGCTGACCGTCCGCGCTTTCCCATTGCCGGCTGTGCAGCCGGCCCTCAATCGCCACCCGGCGGCCGTCCCCGCCCTCCTGGCCAATCAGTTCGGCCAGCGCATCCCAGGCCACGCAGTCAATGGCGTCGGTTTCCTCCCGCACCCTGGTTCTAAACGCCACCGTCAGCGAA encodes:
- a CDS encoding single-stranded DNA-binding protein, encoding MNKVFLAGRLSPELDMRVTVSGKAVCSFSLTVAFRTRVREETDAIDCVAWDALAELIGQEGGDGRRVAIEGRLHSRQWESADGQRKKVTEVVVRDIEFLDKPG